The following are encoded together in the Candidatus Omnitrophota bacterium genome:
- a CDS encoding TonB family protein yields MMKKFLFLALIVGGFFSASFLLAADSNKAIFDSMVEEEIQMVVGELETIKTYSLTRVSITDPNVADVVKAEDDHILMIAKQPGKTLLFIWDSYGKRSLVLRVVGEDLNLIKTRMQELLAESNISGIYTEVNQLEGKVMVSGTIGSDKKESLDKVLERFSESILNLTKEEDINDLVQIDAQISELTSSYTKNMGIEWTSALTFTEALPSGKIDKIKDVFRVGEFSRTTQILGTINALITEGKGRILSKPKLVCVSGKEASFLVGGQIPVSTTTTSSGGNVQENLQYKDYGVNLTVKPTIKDEKIDVELKLEVSDIDSTNAVGNNVAFTTRTAQTQLYLENGQTVILAGLIKYDNGETIKRIPIFSDVPVLGALFRTTNKTPNKETELVISLTPTILTHHKRAAAEQTVTTEDFSVPNEKKADQNVTSALVSPSAASAKTFIPQELIPYVRSIQEKIAQSVVYPEKARQYGWEGTVKLMLHILKDGTLASASVQESSGYDIFDRDAVNAAKNLAPYTVFPSELNLQDITVTIPIVYNLDRS; encoded by the coding sequence ATGATGAAAAAATTTTTATTTTTAGCTTTGATAGTCGGTGGATTTTTCTCTGCCTCCTTCCTTTTGGCTGCTGATAGCAACAAAGCCATCTTTGATTCCATGGTAGAAGAAGAGATTCAAATGGTCGTCGGAGAACTCGAAACCATCAAAACGTACAGCCTCACGCGTGTTTCTATCACCGATCCTAACGTCGCGGATGTTGTTAAAGCTGAGGATGATCATATCTTGATGATCGCCAAACAGCCCGGTAAAACATTGCTTTTTATTTGGGATAGCTACGGCAAACGTTCTTTGGTCTTGCGCGTTGTCGGAGAAGACCTCAATCTTATAAAAACCCGCATGCAAGAACTTTTAGCTGAGTCCAATATTTCCGGAATTTATACCGAAGTGAACCAACTCGAAGGAAAAGTGATGGTTTCGGGAACGATCGGTTCGGACAAGAAAGAAAGTTTAGATAAAGTCTTGGAGCGTTTTTCGGAAAGCATTCTTAATTTGACCAAAGAAGAAGATATCAATGATTTAGTGCAGATAGACGCGCAGATCTCGGAATTGACCTCTAGCTATACTAAAAATATGGGCATTGAATGGACCAGCGCTTTGACCTTTACCGAAGCGTTGCCGTCGGGGAAAATTGATAAGATCAAAGATGTTTTTCGCGTGGGAGAATTTAGCCGTACCACACAAATTTTAGGCACTATTAATGCCTTGATTACCGAAGGCAAGGGCCGCATTTTATCTAAGCCAAAATTAGTTTGCGTCAGCGGTAAAGAAGCCAGCTTTTTAGTAGGAGGACAAATCCCGGTTTCAACGACGACAACTTCTTCCGGCGGGAATGTTCAAGAAAACTTGCAGTACAAAGATTACGGCGTTAACTTAACCGTTAAGCCGACCATCAAAGACGAAAAGATCGACGTTGAATTAAAATTGGAAGTCAGCGATATTGACTCGACCAATGCCGTCGGGAATAATGTGGCCTTTACCACGCGCACCGCTCAAACCCAATTGTATTTGGAAAACGGGCAAACGGTTATTTTAGCCGGGCTTATCAAATATGATAACGGAGAGACCATTAAGCGCATTCCCATTTTTAGCGATGTCCCGGTCTTAGGAGCTTTATTTCGCACAACCAATAAAACGCCAAATAAAGAAACAGAACTTGTCATCAGCTTAACGCCGACGATCTTAACGCATCATAAAAGAGCCGCCGCCGAACAAACCGTGACCACGGAAGATTTTAGCGTGCCTAATGAAAAAAAGGCGGATCAAAACGTAACATCGGCTTTGGTTTCTCCGTCGGCCGCGTCGGCAAAAACATTTATCCCACAAGAACTCATCCCGTATGTGCGCTCGATCCAAGAAAAGATCGCCCAATCGGTTGTTTACCCGGAAAAAGCCCGGCAATATGGCTGGGAAGGAACGGTTAAGCTGATGCTGCATATCCTCAAAGACGGAACACTCGCGTCAGCCTCTGTTCAGGAATCTTCCGGTTATGATATTTTTGACCGCGACGCTGTTAACGCGGCTAAAAACTTAGCGCCTTATACGGTTTTTCCCTCCGAGCTAAATCTGCAAGATATCACGGTGACGATACCGATCGTTTATAATTTAGATAGATCTTAA
- the cpaB gene encoding Flp pilus assembly protein CpaB, which produces MAIDLKAIDKKKVILVGIAIVMGIVSLVLANSYMEAEKEKDRAALVASAGTAKKDIDALAKKIEELSQQNRMLAAKQQESFAKAQQAAAAAATKTQTPLSLKTPPGKRAVTVNIDKLSAVGGLVSPGDYVDIIAHLSTPNPKESEKSKETEKISVTLFQNVLVLAIADNTQAGQGMDAQQKASILPITFALNPDEANLLAFAEQHGKLQLVLRQPGESESYQLPTASWDSLSNYLKTTQGLDLKIGKDADQDKPVKEESKPVEIFRGGQ; this is translated from the coding sequence ATGGCCATTGACTTAAAAGCAATTGATAAGAAAAAAGTTATTTTAGTCGGCATTGCTATTGTGATGGGCATTGTTTCTTTGGTATTGGCTAATAGTTACATGGAAGCTGAAAAAGAAAAAGATCGGGCGGCTTTGGTCGCTAGCGCCGGAACAGCCAAAAAAGACATCGATGCTCTCGCCAAGAAGATTGAGGAATTGTCGCAGCAAAATAGAATGCTTGCCGCCAAACAGCAGGAATCCTTCGCTAAAGCTCAGCAAGCCGCCGCGGCCGCGGCAACCAAGACGCAAACGCCCCTTAGCCTTAAAACTCCTCCGGGAAAAAGAGCGGTGACGGTCAATATCGATAAGCTTTCTGCCGTCGGAGGATTAGTATCTCCGGGAGATTATGTGGATATTATCGCTCATTTATCTACTCCAAACCCCAAGGAATCTGAGAAATCAAAAGAAACGGAAAAAATTTCTGTAACACTATTTCAAAATGTTTTGGTTTTGGCCATTGCCGATAATACGCAAGCCGGCCAAGGCATGGACGCGCAGCAAAAGGCGAGCATCCTGCCGATCACCTTTGCTTTAAATCCTGATGAGGCGAACCTTCTGGCCTTTGCTGAACAGCACGGAAAATTACAGCTTGTTTTGCGCCAGCCCGGTGAAAGCGAGTCCTATCAATTACCGACGGCATCCTGGGATTCTTTATCAAATTATCTTAAAACGACCCAAGGCCTCGATCTTAAGATCGGGAAAGACGCGGACCAAGATAAACCCGTTAAGGAAGAATCAAAACCGGTCGAGATCTTCCGCGGCGGACAATAA
- a CDS encoding peptidyl-prolyl cis-trans isomerase has translation MKRLSMTAILSALLLVSVSGCDKLSFLSDYVPFLKAKAKPAAETTSSSTSPTGETAVAADVVAKVGNWTLTADEFNEKLKAIKEVIPDYDTSTVESKKLVLDELVRQQLLVQDAESRGIAQEKDIKTALDEFRRSLLMQEVATRVTSSIAVTDQQAEEYYNQNKDVFSEPGEWRLREIMVPTQEEAKEILSQLYQAGADFGSVAQARSKAASAAQGGDLGFIKEFKFPQMQTAVSILNTGDISSVFKGPDGYYIVKLEEKKGGNPQSFAVVKEEIKNGLTLMEQQQAILKYIDELKSKTTIVTNEELLK, from the coding sequence ATGAAACGCCTAAGCATGACAGCAATACTGTCGGCTCTATTATTGGTTTCCGTTTCCGGATGTGACAAATTATCCTTTCTTTCTGATTATGTCCCGTTTTTAAAAGCTAAAGCTAAACCGGCGGCTGAAACGACTTCTAGCTCAACTTCTCCGACGGGCGAAACAGCCGTAGCCGCGGATGTTGTTGCGAAAGTTGGAAATTGGACGCTCACCGCAGATGAATTTAATGAAAAACTTAAAGCCATCAAAGAAGTCATTCCTGATTACGATACCAGCACCGTCGAATCAAAAAAATTGGTTTTAGACGAGCTCGTTCGCCAACAGCTTTTAGTTCAGGACGCGGAAAGCCGCGGCATAGCGCAAGAAAAAGATATTAAAACCGCTTTAGATGAATTTCGCCGCAGTTTATTGATGCAGGAAGTAGCCACCAGGGTCACGTCCAGCATTGCCGTTACCGACCAGCAAGCGGAAGAATATTATAATCAAAACAAAGATGTTTTCTCTGAGCCCGGCGAATGGCGCTTAAGAGAAATTATGGTTCCCACTCAAGAAGAGGCCAAGGAAATTTTATCGCAACTTTATCAAGCCGGAGCGGATTTTGGGTCGGTGGCACAGGCGCGTTCTAAGGCCGCCAGCGCTGCTCAAGGCGGCGATCTGGGATTTATCAAGGAATTTAAATTTCCTCAAATGCAAACAGCGGTAAGCATCCTAAATACGGGCGATATCAGCAGTGTTTTTAAAGGACCCGACGGATATTACATCGTCAAATTAGAAGAGAAAAAAGGCGGTAATCCGCAAAGCTTCGCAGTCGTTAAAGAAGAAATTAAAAATGGCCTGACTTTAATGGAGCAACAGCAGGCTATTTTAAAATACATTGACGAGCTAAAATCTAAGACGACCATTGTGACCAACGAGGAGCTTTTAAAATAA
- a CDS encoding response regulator gives MRSSVLIVDDDTSILDGFKEILSKEDFSVDTAENEREALTILKQKQYQLVLTDIVLKETTGLELISKIKEINSETLVVMITAYPTTESAIRSFKVGAFDYLIKPVKKTDLIETIRRGLERKNQQEEVNSVRRIKEALEHAHQEKAIFLMQISRDIDEAMIDMIKDINFLIKMPISEKQVEALSALKTKSLFLHNLANNIVDIAKIETGKLELKEEDFELTHVLEEVAKNVYPAIKGKPVEFFYEIDKEIPRYLKGDQYRLKQILMNLLSNAIHYTQEGEIRLKARLMTVLGRGCHIFFVVQDSGEGIPKEKQMDIFKPRSMEHVLPREAGALPHSVVGSQARKESSGLGLWLCKVLVEKMGGLISLHSEQGKGSEFRFSVRFNLVIP, from the coding sequence ATGAGATCAAGCGTTCTCATTGTTGATGACGACACATCTATTCTGGACGGTTTTAAAGAGATCTTAAGCAAAGAAGATTTCTCGGTCGATACGGCGGAAAATGAGCGCGAAGCGCTGACCATTCTCAAACAAAAACAATACCAGCTTGTGTTAACCGATATTGTCCTTAAAGAAACGACCGGCCTGGAATTGATCTCTAAGATCAAAGAGATAAACTCGGAAACTTTAGTGGTGATGATCACCGCTTATCCGACGACAGAATCGGCCATCAGGAGTTTCAAAGTCGGGGCGTTCGATTATTTGATCAAGCCGGTCAAAAAAACCGACCTCATTGAAACGATACGCCGCGGCTTGGAGCGAAAAAACCAACAGGAGGAAGTCAACAGTGTCCGGCGCATTAAGGAAGCCCTAGAACATGCCCATCAAGAAAAGGCAATTTTCTTGATGCAGATCAGCCGCGATATTGATGAGGCCATGATTGATATGATCAAGGATATTAATTTTCTTATTAAAATGCCCATCAGTGAAAAACAAGTTGAAGCGCTCTCTGCCTTAAAAACAAAAAGTCTTTTTCTTCACAATCTTGCTAATAATATCGTTGATATCGCCAAGATCGAAACGGGAAAATTGGAATTAAAGGAAGAGGATTTTGAACTGACGCACGTTCTGGAGGAAGTTGCTAAGAATGTTTATCCGGCCATTAAAGGAAAACCGGTCGAATTTTTCTACGAAATTGACAAAGAGATCCCACGATATCTTAAAGGAGACCAATATCGCTTAAAACAGATCTTGATGAATCTTTTATCGAACGCGATCCACTACACCCAAGAAGGAGAAATTCGTCTTAAAGCACGTTTGATGACCGTTTTAGGACGCGGATGTCATATCTTTTTTGTAGTCCAAGATTCCGGGGAAGGAATTCCAAAAGAAAAACAGATGGATATTTTTAAACCGCGTTCCATGGAACATGTTTTGCCCCGTGAAGCAGGTGCATTGCCTCATTCTGTTGTCGGCTCGCAGGCCCGCAAAGAATCTTCCGGGTTAGGGCTTTGGCTTTGCAAGGTTTTGGTGGAAAAGATGGGCGGGCTTATTTCGCTTCATTCCGAACAAGGTAAGGGAAGCGAATTTCGTTTTTCGGTACGGTTTAATCTAGTGATCCCTTAA
- a CDS encoding PAS domain S-box protein, translated as MMIDFIKRFLSNSRGSSPIVLKEDCSRSLTDLEQDINPELVRHHMRAMHASMDGIAILDNKEKYSCMNNAHAKIYGYNDPKELVGKSWRVLYGPKELKHIESEIMPILFREKKWRGESVGKRKNGELFPQEISLTALEDGGLICIVRDISDRKNPEERLKKINECFLNFSDDPVENINKIAAVCGELLGATCVIYNRMEDGKLHSLGRWNVPDGYKIKDDSRGHICCDVIKGGQDEVMIIRDLLNSRYAQSDPNVQKYQLKTYLGKTVKFSNTCVGSLCAVYQKDLEPTELDIKTIGILASAIGVEEKRHSAQEDLRNSEERLRRITDNMVELITELDLEGNILYHSPSIESILGYRSKEMVGTNAFDFVHPEDLSRLKNEFKKALASESGWAIFRCRHAQGHYLWMEANGRVIKQKDGKTHGIVASWRDVTEKKEAEEKLKENEAQYKLLFESISAGVLHVAMDGRVLFANRSFLEMFERDRRDIINQSFLMFLHPDEKERILKIFQEAVRSEKVQARYHEVRCVTGSKKEFYANISNTPLIKAGKMIGFQTMIQDITERKLAENIVKENEAKLRQVIDLTPNFVFAKDIDGRFILVNQAVAEVYGTTVEEIVGKTDADFAKSKEEVEHFRKDDLDVIKSGKRKFIPEEVITSAQGEQRILQTTKIPFHIPGTNTPAILGVSTDITVLKKIQEAIARSEINYRSIFNSANDAIFIHDVKTGKILDVNQKTCEMYGYTSEEMRSIEVIDISSDRSSQNQKRALELIQKAAQGQPQLFEWFSKNKQGKSFWVEVNLKRARIGDEDRILAVVRDIDERKKVQEELEKYRKHLEELVEERTRGLRQSERLAATGRLAASIAHEINNPLQGITTHLEIIHDNFPKGFEKVKNYEFVKNNIEKIRNIVSKLLDIYRGEEEAKGKMDLHDVIDKVVMLVEHQLSRKGIKLTLNLDPNLPKVMGWQQQLHQVFLNMVLNAHDSIKKQKGEVTITTTHDEHHVIVQIKDTGEGIQEKDLVHIFDAFFTTKAESGTGLGLFVCQGIIKEHKGEIKVKSEVGKGSIFTITLPIT; from the coding sequence ATGATGATCGATTTTATAAAACGTTTCTTGAGTAACTCTCGCGGGTCTTCTCCGATCGTTTTAAAAGAAGACTGCAGCCGCTCTTTGACCGATCTGGAACAAGACATAAATCCCGAACTTGTCCGTCATCACATGCGCGCTATGCATGCCTCGATGGACGGCATTGCTATTTTGGACAACAAGGAAAAATATTCCTGTATGAACAATGCCCATGCCAAAATTTATGGCTATAACGACCCTAAAGAACTCGTCGGAAAATCGTGGAGAGTTCTTTATGGCCCCAAAGAGCTAAAGCATATTGAAAGCGAGATCATGCCCATTCTTTTTAGAGAGAAAAAATGGCGCGGTGAATCTGTCGGCAAAAGGAAAAATGGAGAACTTTTTCCTCAGGAAATTTCTTTAACGGCCCTGGAAGACGGAGGGCTTATTTGTATCGTCCGCGATATCTCTGACCGGAAAAATCCCGAGGAAAGGTTAAAAAAGATCAATGAATGTTTCTTAAACTTCAGTGATGATCCGGTAGAAAATATTAATAAGATCGCGGCTGTGTGCGGAGAACTTTTGGGAGCCACCTGTGTTATTTATAATCGCATGGAAGATGGAAAACTGCACTCTTTAGGCCGTTGGAATGTTCCGGATGGTTACAAGATCAAAGATGATTCCCGGGGACATATTTGTTGTGATGTTATTAAAGGCGGACAAGACGAGGTTATGATCATCCGCGATCTTTTAAACAGCCGGTATGCTCAAAGCGATCCTAATGTCCAAAAGTACCAATTAAAAACATATTTAGGGAAAACAGTTAAATTTTCAAATACCTGTGTCGGGTCTTTGTGCGCTGTTTATCAAAAAGATCTTGAGCCGACAGAACTTGATATTAAAACTATCGGTATTTTGGCTTCGGCGATCGGCGTCGAGGAGAAACGACATAGCGCCCAAGAAGACTTGCGAAATTCCGAGGAGAGACTGCGCCGGATCACGGATAACATGGTGGAGCTTATTACCGAGCTTGACCTGGAAGGAAACATCCTTTATCACAGCCCCTCCATCGAAAGTATCTTAGGTTATCGTTCCAAAGAAATGGTAGGAACGAATGCTTTTGATTTTGTTCATCCCGAGGATCTGTCGAGATTAAAAAATGAATTTAAGAAAGCGCTGGCCTCGGAAAGCGGTTGGGCCATTTTTCGTTGCCGACATGCCCAAGGGCATTATTTGTGGATGGAAGCCAATGGAAGGGTCATTAAACAGAAAGACGGGAAAACACATGGCATTGTCGCTAGCTGGCGAGATGTGACCGAGAAAAAAGAAGCGGAAGAAAAGCTCAAAGAGAACGAAGCACAGTACAAATTGCTTTTTGAAAGTATATCGGCGGGTGTTTTACATGTGGCGATGGACGGCCGGGTCCTTTTTGCGAATAGATCTTTTTTGGAGATGTTCGAAAGAGATAGAAGAGATATTATCAACCAATCATTTCTTATGTTTCTTCATCCGGATGAAAAAGAACGCATCCTAAAAATATTTCAGGAAGCGGTAAGGTCAGAGAAAGTCCAAGCGCGTTATCACGAGGTTAGATGTGTTACGGGATCCAAAAAAGAGTTCTATGCCAATATCAGCAATACTCCCCTTATCAAAGCCGGAAAGATGATCGGTTTTCAAACCATGATTCAGGATATTACCGAGCGTAAATTAGCCGAGAATATTGTCAAAGAAAATGAAGCGAAACTTCGCCAAGTGATCGATCTAACGCCGAATTTTGTTTTTGCCAAAGATATTGATGGGCGGTTCATTTTAGTTAATCAGGCCGTAGCCGAAGTTTATGGGACAACGGTGGAGGAGATCGTCGGAAAAACCGACGCCGATTTTGCCAAAAGTAAAGAGGAAGTGGAGCATTTTAGAAAAGATGATCTGGATGTTATCAAAAGTGGAAAAAGAAAATTTATTCCCGAAGAAGTCATTACCAGCGCCCAAGGTGAACAGCGTATTTTGCAAACGACCAAGATCCCTTTTCATATTCCGGGGACCAATACGCCGGCTATTTTAGGCGTTTCAACGGATATTACGGTCCTTAAAAAGATCCAAGAGGCTATTGCCAGATCTGAGATCAATTACCGGTCTATTTTTAATTCTGCCAATGACGCGATCTTTATTCATGATGTAAAGACAGGGAAAATTCTTGATGTCAATCAAAAGACGTGCGAGATGTATGGGTATACATCAGAAGAGATGAGATCCATAGAGGTTATTGACATCAGCTCCGATAGGTCTTCTCAAAATCAAAAGCGTGCTTTAGAGCTGATCCAAAAAGCCGCGCAAGGCCAACCGCAATTGTTTGAATGGTTCAGCAAAAATAAGCAAGGAAAATCGTTTTGGGTGGAAGTGAATTTAAAACGCGCCCGTATTGGTGATGAAGACCGTATCTTAGCTGTTGTCCGCGACATTGATGAACGTAAGAAAGTTCAGGAAGAGCTTGAGAAGTACCGTAAACATTTGGAGGAATTAGTAGAAGAACGTACCCGCGGCTTACGGCAATCCGAGCGGCTCGCCGCCACAGGGCGGCTCGCCGCCAGCATCGCCCATGAGATCAATAATCCCCTACAGGGGATCACAACTCATTTAGAGATCATCCACGACAATTTTCCCAAAGGGTTTGAAAAGGTCAAAAATTACGAATTTGTAAAAAATAATATTGAAAAGATCCGCAATATCGTTTCAAAGCTTCTCGATATCTATCGCGGAGAAGAAGAAGCCAAAGGAAAAATGGATCTGCATGATGTGATCGATAAAGTGGTGATGCTGGTGGAACATCAGCTGTCCCGTAAGGGTATTAAATTAACGCTTAATCTTGATCCAAATCTTCCTAAAGTTATGGGATGGCAGCAACAGCTGCATCAGGTGTTTTTAAATATGGTGCTCAACGCCCATGACAGCATCAAAAAACAAAAAGGTGAGGTAACCATTACAACAACGCATGATGAACATCATGTGATCGTCCAGATCAAAGATACCGGCGAAGGGATACAGGAAAAAGACCTTGTTCATATTTTCGATGCTTTTTTTACAACCAAGGCGGAATCAGGGACAGGGCTAGGGCTTTTTGTCTGCCAAGGAATTATTAAAGAACATAAAGGCGAGATAAAAGTGAAAAGCGAAGTGGGAAAAGGGAGTATTTTTACGATAACATTACCGATCACATAA
- a CDS encoding response regulator encodes MNHLPPKEFYTTYEAGSRLFVSHSTVIDWIESGKLKAVKTLGGHRRIPREELERFMARHKMVSEQKKKPAILIVDDDQSIREGLKEILQKEGFKTYAASEGFEAGVSAIQYEPGLIILDIKMPGLDGFNACRLIKSNPLLKKIKILILTGYPTKPNIAKILKMGADRCLAKPVQTKILLNEISLLLELKNKA; translated from the coding sequence ATGAATCATCTCCCGCCAAAGGAATTCTATACCACCTATGAAGCCGGAAGCCGCCTTTTTGTCAGCCACTCCACCGTTATTGATTGGATCGAATCAGGAAAACTTAAAGCCGTTAAGACTTTAGGCGGACATCGGCGCATCCCCCGCGAAGAACTCGAGCGTTTTATGGCGCGCCATAAAATGGTCTCTGAGCAAAAAAAGAAACCGGCTATTCTCATTGTGGACGATGATCAATCCATCCGCGAAGGCTTAAAAGAGATCCTTCAAAAAGAAGGTTTTAAAACGTATGCGGCATCGGAAGGATTTGAAGCCGGCGTTTCAGCCATTCAGTATGAGCCGGGGTTGATCATTTTGGATATTAAAATGCCCGGCTTAGACGGGTTTAACGCTTGCCGTTTGATCAAATCCAATCCGCTTCTTAAGAAAATAAAGATCCTTATTTTAACGGGATATCCGACCAAGCCCAATATCGCAAAAATATTGAAAATGGGCGCCGACCGTTGTCTGGCAAAACCGGTTCAAACGAAGATTCTGCTTAACGAAATAAGCCTATTATTGGAATTAAAAAACAAAGCGTAA
- a CDS encoding malate dehydrogenase, translated as MKNIKVAITGAAGQIGYALLFRIAAGEMFGKDTQVHLNLLELEAALPALEGVKMELDDCAFPLLRSVTTTSKLEVAFKDIDWALLVGSVPRKAGMERGDLLKINGKIFIEQGKAISENAKKTCKVLVVGNPCNTNAYIAKTFAKNIPAKNFFAMTMLDQNRAKTQLAQKANVAVSEVDNVAIWGNHSSTQYPDFYHATISGKPVPQVIADETWLQTTFIQAVQQRGAAVIKARGLSSAASAANAVIDTVKNIITPTPQGKFFSAAISSDGSYEIPDGIMFGFPLRSDGNDCSVVQGLDSNDFSKEKIQLTLKELLEEKEAVKELL; from the coding sequence ATGAAAAATATAAAAGTTGCTATAACGGGTGCGGCCGGACAGATCGGCTACGCCCTTTTGTTTAGAATTGCCGCCGGAGAAATGTTCGGAAAAGATACACAAGTCCATTTGAACTTACTTGAACTTGAAGCGGCCCTTCCCGCTTTAGAAGGCGTTAAAATGGAGCTGGATGATTGCGCCTTTCCTTTATTGAGATCGGTCACCACAACTTCAAAATTAGAAGTTGCTTTTAAAGACATTGATTGGGCGCTTTTAGTCGGTAGTGTTCCCCGCAAAGCCGGAATGGAACGTGGTGATCTTTTAAAGATCAACGGAAAGATATTTATTGAACAAGGCAAGGCTATTTCCGAGAATGCCAAAAAAACCTGCAAGGTTTTAGTCGTCGGGAATCCCTGCAACACCAATGCCTATATCGCTAAAACATTCGCCAAAAATATTCCGGCGAAAAACTTTTTTGCCATGACCATGCTCGATCAAAATCGCGCTAAGACGCAATTAGCGCAAAAAGCCAATGTGGCGGTCAGCGAAGTGGACAATGTCGCTATTTGGGGTAATCATTCTTCCACTCAATATCCGGATTTTTATCATGCGACAATTTCTGGAAAACCAGTTCCACAAGTGATCGCTGACGAAACATGGCTTCAAACAACCTTTATTCAAGCTGTTCAACAGCGCGGCGCCGCCGTTATCAAGGCGCGAGGGCTTTCTTCAGCCGCCTCGGCCGCTAATGCGGTTATTGATACGGTAAAAAATATCATCACACCGACACCGCAAGGGAAATTCTTCTCGGCGGCTATTTCTTCGGACGGAAGTTATGAAATTCCCGATGGTATTATGTTCGGATTTCCCTTGCGCTCGGACGGGAATGACTGTTCCGTTGTTCAAGGCCTTGACTCAAATGATTTTTCCAAAGAAAAAATTCAGTTAACTTTAAAAGAGCTTTTAGAAGAAAAAGAAGCGGTTAAGGAATTGTTATAA
- a CDS encoding carbon-nitrogen hydrolase family protein has product MRTAVIQMCAGADKKKNIAGALFLVRKAIQKRATFILLPEVFNYRGKADLKKGYFSVAENIPGESSKPFMALARRHKVFILLGSLCEKSPRTHKVFNTSILINDKGKAIARYRKNHLFDAVVDGKTLKESRFFMPGKDLVTANVKDFKIGLSVCYDVRFPEMYRAYAKKGVDILCVPSSFTKTTGQAHWEILLRARAIENSCYVLAPDQFGFGHGGVETFGKSMIISPWGEVLACASNDKEGIIVADLSKDDLIKTRDKIPVKF; this is encoded by the coding sequence GTGAGAACTGCGGTTATTCAAATGTGCGCCGGCGCCGATAAGAAAAAGAATATCGCCGGCGCACTTTTCTTAGTCCGTAAAGCCATCCAAAAACGCGCTACATTCATTCTCCTGCCGGAAGTTTTCAATTATCGCGGGAAAGCGGATTTAAAGAAAGGCTATTTCTCTGTCGCGGAAAATATTCCCGGAGAATCTTCAAAGCCTTTTATGGCATTAGCCCGCCGGCATAAAGTTTTTATTCTTTTAGGTTCGCTTTGTGAGAAATCTCCCCGAACTCATAAAGTTTTTAACACATCCATTCTGATCAATGATAAAGGAAAGGCAATCGCCCGATATCGGAAAAATCATCTTTTCGATGCTGTTGTCGACGGAAAAACGCTCAAAGAATCGCGATTTTTTATGCCGGGAAAAGATCTTGTAACGGCCAATGTTAAAGATTTTAAGATCGGATTATCTGTTTGTTATGATGTGCGTTTTCCGGAAATGTATCGCGCGTATGCAAAAAAAGGTGTTGATATTTTATGCGTTCCTTCTTCATTTACGAAAACAACCGGACAAGCGCATTGGGAGATTCTTTTGCGCGCTCGCGCTATCGAGAATAGTTGTTATGTTTTAGCGCCCGATCAGTTTGGGTTTGGCCATGGTGGTGTGGAAACATTCGGCAAAAGCATGATCATTTCTCCTTGGGGCGAGGTTTTAGCCTGCGCCTCAAACGACAAGGAAGGAATTATCGTTGCCGATCTTTCCAAAGACGATCTAATAAAGACACGAGATAAAATCCCTGTAAAATTTTAA
- a CDS encoding ArsC/Spx/MgsR family protein → MEKITVYQKPTCTTCREVYAALKAGNVDFDAVDYYIEPISKAKLKELLSKMGISAKELLRSKDAKYKELKFDEKNYSESEILDLMMIYPDLIQRPIVEKGEKAILARPAERLKEILS, encoded by the coding sequence ATGGAAAAAATAACTGTTTATCAAAAACCAACCTGCACAACGTGCCGGGAAGTTTATGCGGCTCTAAAGGCCGGCAATGTCGACTTTGACGCGGTGGATTATTATATAGAGCCGATCTCAAAGGCAAAACTCAAAGAACTTTTATCCAAAATGGGGATTTCCGCCAAAGAACTTTTACGAAGTAAGGATGCCAAGTATAAAGAGCTGAAATTTGACGAGAAGAATTATTCGGAAAGCGAAATTTTAGATTTGATGATGATCTATCCGGATCTTATTCAGCGGCCTATTGTAGAAAAAGGCGAAAAAGCCATTCTCGCCCGTCCGGCGGAAAGACTAAAGGAAATTTTATCGTGA